A single genomic interval of Metasolibacillus fluoroglycofenilyticus harbors:
- a CDS encoding GNAT family N-acetyltransferase has translation MDIYIQQAQPTDAEQIAPLIYDAIGDIAHRLTGEAEEQAVLAALAALIKRSDNRHSYLYTYIAKQADSLLGIAVLYDGLTAQTLDANLSAWLKTKNAPAIIDAEAHDDEFYIDTVCVTPNSRGLGIGTKLLHFAEEQAFEKGYKKLSLNVELEKEQARALYERLGFVITERWTIIDEPFHHMVKSLSS, from the coding sequence ATGGACATTTATATTCAACAAGCGCAACCTACAGATGCGGAACAAATCGCACCACTTATTTACGATGCAATTGGTGATATCGCACATCGCTTAACAGGAGAAGCAGAGGAGCAGGCTGTATTAGCAGCATTAGCAGCACTAATTAAACGATCAGACAATCGCCATAGCTATTTATACACATATATCGCCAAACAAGCTGACTCACTTCTTGGCATTGCGGTACTCTATGATGGTCTCACTGCACAAACACTTGATGCGAACCTATCCGCCTGGCTGAAAACGAAAAATGCCCCTGCAATCATTGATGCTGAAGCACATGATGATGAGTTCTATATTGATACAGTATGCGTAACACCAAATTCACGCGGCTTAGGAATTGGCACAAAGCTCCTGCATTTCGCGGAAGAGCAGGCGTTCGAAAAAGGCTATAAAAAGCTTTCTTTAAATGTAGAGCTAGAAAAAGAGCAAGCACGTGCTCTATATGAACGACTTGGCTTCGTAATTACAGAACGCTGGACAATTATCGATGAGCCATTTCACCACATGGTAAAATCACTTTCATCATGA
- a CDS encoding MFS transporter, with the protein MNTTTKYNQPIYAMMVAIGICHLINDTMQSVVPAMFPLLVDNLGLTFTQLGLISFVLNMFASVLQPVVGFITDKKPMPFALPIGMVSSFIGVAMLIVASSYWMILIAVLFLGLGSAVFHPEGSRVSYMAAGTKRGLAQSIYQVGGNSGQALAPLISAFILLPFGMKGASIVLALSAIGIVMLTKIAKWYKEQLEAEKLSKVKRQLISSLPPLTKKQVSIALLLLFIIIFARSFYTTNITSFYVFYLAETYGLTITVGQIFIFIFMACGVVGTFFGGPLSDCIGRKNVILLSVVAPMPFCLILPYVPLWLVPVLLIIIGTLIMISFSVTVVYAQELVPSKIGTMAGLTVGLSFGMGAIGAIATGKLIDLYGITPTIIGVSCLSVLLLVAFLLPKDKAANAEA; encoded by the coding sequence ATGAATACAACCACTAAATATAATCAGCCAATTTACGCGATGATGGTCGCCATTGGCATTTGTCATTTAATTAACGATACAATGCAGTCTGTTGTACCTGCGATGTTCCCACTTTTAGTGGATAATTTAGGATTAACCTTTACACAATTAGGATTAATATCCTTTGTGTTAAATATGTTTGCTTCTGTTTTGCAGCCTGTCGTTGGCTTTATTACAGATAAAAAACCGATGCCATTTGCCTTGCCAATAGGAATGGTTAGCTCGTTTATCGGTGTGGCTATGCTAATTGTCGCAAGTAGCTATTGGATGATTTTAATTGCCGTGTTGTTTTTAGGGCTTGGCTCAGCGGTCTTTCATCCTGAAGGTTCGCGTGTCTCTTATATGGCCGCTGGAACGAAGCGCGGCTTAGCACAGTCGATTTATCAAGTAGGAGGCAATTCGGGACAGGCATTAGCACCTCTTATTAGTGCCTTCATCCTTTTACCATTCGGTATGAAGGGAGCCTCTATTGTTTTAGCCTTATCGGCAATTGGTATTGTGATGTTAACAAAAATTGCTAAGTGGTATAAGGAACAGCTAGAGGCAGAAAAGTTGTCAAAGGTAAAACGCCAGCTTATTTCATCATTGCCACCGTTGACGAAAAAGCAGGTGAGTATCGCTTTATTATTGTTATTTATTATTATTTTTGCTCGTTCTTTTTATACGACAAATATTACGAGCTTTTATGTATTTTACTTAGCGGAAACGTATGGATTGACGATTACAGTAGGGCAAATTTTTATTTTTATTTTCATGGCTTGCGGTGTCGTAGGTACATTTTTTGGAGGTCCTTTATCAGACTGTATTGGGCGTAAAAATGTCATTCTTTTATCGGTAGTAGCACCAATGCCTTTTTGCTTAATATTGCCGTATGTGCCTCTATGGCTTGTACCAGTATTACTCATCATTATCGGTACATTAATTATGATTAGTTTCTCAGTGACGGTTGTTTATGCGCAGGAGCTTGTGCCAAGTAAAATTGGAACAATGGCGGGCTTAACAGTAGGGCTTTCGTTTGGAATGGGAGCAATTGGCGCTATTGCTACAGGTAAGCTAATTGATTTATACGGAATTACACCGACAATTATAGGCGTCTCCTGCTTATCTGTATTACTATTAGTGGCGTTTCTGCTACCAAAGGATAAAGCAGCAAATGCTGAAGCATAA
- a CDS encoding YkvA family protein → MEKVIANKDKHFSNDKFLTKVKASGLKLGMSTLHAASTLFFAVKSPDMSKANKLIILGALGYFILPFDIIADILPLVGLTDDVLIITAALAKVYSAITVETKLEAHQFLKKTFGERYDYELPSEE, encoded by the coding sequence ATGGAAAAAGTGATTGCAAATAAGGACAAGCATTTCTCTAATGATAAGTTTTTAACGAAGGTAAAGGCATCAGGGTTAAAATTAGGAATGTCAACATTGCATGCAGCAAGTACATTGTTTTTTGCCGTTAAAAGCCCCGATATGTCAAAGGCTAATAAATTAATTATTTTAGGTGCATTGGGTTATTTTATTTTACCTTTTGATATCATTGCAGATATTTTGCCACTCGTAGGTTTAACGGATGATGTTTTAATAATTACGGCTGCGTTAGCGAAGGTTTATTCAGCAATTACAGTTGAGACGAAGTTGGAGGCACACCAGTTTTTGAAAAAGACATTTGGCGAACGCTATGATTATGAGTTACCAAGCGAAGAATAA
- a CDS encoding protein-tyrosine phosphatase family protein, with the protein MGYDELVKGRIYLGGAADAQEVVDNENIDIVYDVRVNSVQDAEVPACPIVHAAIVEQHLADSIEAGATSIKEAYESGKNIFIHCGSGNGRASVMATAALLELGLANDLESAEQMVKEVRQSANIRPNMREALEKLYK; encoded by the coding sequence ATGGGCTACGATGAATTAGTAAAAGGAAGAATTTATTTAGGAGGCGCGGCGGATGCACAAGAGGTAGTTGACAATGAAAATATTGATATAGTCTATGATGTCCGTGTGAATTCGGTGCAAGATGCAGAAGTACCTGCATGCCCAATTGTCCATGCAGCAATAGTAGAGCAGCATTTAGCTGATAGTATTGAAGCTGGAGCAACAAGTATTAAGGAAGCGTATGAGTCAGGGAAAAACATTTTTATCCATTGTGGTAGCGGCAATGGCAGGGCGAGCGTGATGGCAACAGCAGCCCTGTTAGAGCTAGGACTAGCCAATGATTTGGAAAGTGCTGAGCAAATGGTAAAAGAAGTGCGACAATCGGCGAATATTCGCCCAAATATGCGTGAGGCATTGGAAAAACTGTATAAATGA
- a CDS encoding carbohydrate kinase family protein, translating into MSQSNKDVILIYGDAFVDYIADDITNTTFTKYLGGATINVAAGISRIGAPSALITITGDDETSVFVRNEITNEGVNLDYAVYAPEKRVSGVYVHLTEGGERIFKEYIDETPDLQVMEEQLQLEAFKRASIFNVCSGTMFHPTALATTIAAVELAKEHGAIIAIDANIRPLRWQSEAICREIVTNFFEDADILKLTDEELFFLTQTDTIEEGIAALDALLVPIILITVGAEGSYAILNGETIHVPAEKIIAVDTTGAGDAFMAGVLRYVHYNGLPTTVEEITACVAFGNKLGALAATKPGALTALPQYEEIKDLL; encoded by the coding sequence ATGAGCCAGTCAAATAAAGATGTTATTCTTATTTATGGAGATGCGTTTGTTGATTACATCGCAGACGATATAACAAATACAACATTTACAAAATATTTAGGTGGTGCAACGATTAATGTCGCAGCGGGTATAAGCCGTATTGGTGCACCATCAGCTTTAATTACGATTACAGGTGATGATGAAACATCTGTATTTGTTCGTAATGAAATTACCAATGAGGGGGTTAATCTTGATTACGCTGTTTATGCACCAGAGAAGCGTGTAAGTGGTGTCTATGTACATTTAACAGAGGGCGGCGAGCGAATTTTTAAAGAGTATATTGATGAGACACCAGATTTACAGGTGATGGAGGAGCAGCTTCAGCTAGAGGCATTTAAGCGCGCATCGATTTTTAATGTATGCTCGGGTACGATGTTTCATCCAACAGCATTGGCAACGACGATAGCGGCGGTTGAGCTAGCGAAGGAGCACGGGGCAATTATTGCAATTGATGCTAATATTAGACCACTACGTTGGCAAAGCGAGGCGATTTGTCGCGAAATAGTTACTAATTTTTTTGAGGATGCAGATATTTTAAAGCTAACAGATGAGGAGCTATTTTTCTTAACGCAAACGGATACGATTGAGGAAGGAATTGCAGCACTTGATGCATTGCTTGTACCAATTATTTTGATTACCGTTGGAGCAGAAGGTTCTTATGCAATATTAAATGGCGAGACGATTCATGTGCCTGCTGAAAAAATTATAGCCGTTGACACAACAGGTGCTGGTGATGCGTTTATGGCAGGTGTATTGCGCTATGTGCATTATAACGGTTTACCTACAACAGTAGAGGAAATCACAGCATGTGTTGCTTTTGGCAATAAATTAGGTGCATTAGCGGCAACAAAGCCAGGTGCTTTAACAGCATTGCCACAATATGAGGAGATTAAAGATTTACTGTAA
- a CDS encoding amino acid permease, which produces MSDIKINQLGNKAPKLQKALKSRHITMISLGGTIGTGLFLASGGAIAQAGPGGALLAYALIGVMVFFLMTSLGEMAAYMPSSGSFSTYASKFVDPALGFALGWNYWYNWAITIAAEIAAVSLIMKYWFPNSSSGLWTVLFIVIVLAFNLLSVKSYGESEYWFAMIKVATVIVFIIVSFLMIFGILGGEAPVGFTNFFISDGPFHGGFLAMFGIFLAAGFSFQGTELLGVTAGETDNPGKNIPKAVKSVFWRILLFYILAIAAIGLLIPFTDERLLSEDIAVSPFTLVFDRLGIAVAASFMNAIILTAMLSAGNSGLYAASRMLWQLAVEGKAPKFFTKLSRRGIPVYALMATLAVGSLAFLASFFGDGVVYIWLLNASGMSGFIAWLGIAYSHYRFRRAFVVQGKDLSLLPYKARWYPLGPLFALTICLIVVLGQNYTAFTGGAIDWYGVLVSYIGIPLFLLLWIGYKIKYKTRLLPLEECDLKVEK; this is translated from the coding sequence GTGAGTGATATTAAAATTAATCAGCTTGGTAATAAAGCGCCAAAGCTGCAAAAAGCACTAAAAAGTCGTCATATTACAATGATTTCTTTAGGAGGAACTATTGGCACAGGGCTGTTTTTAGCGAGTGGAGGTGCAATTGCGCAGGCGGGCCCTGGAGGTGCATTATTAGCTTATGCTTTGATTGGTGTGATGGTATTTTTTTTAATGACAAGTTTAGGAGAAATGGCAGCCTATATGCCGTCATCAGGGTCATTTAGTACATATGCTAGTAAATTTGTCGATCCGGCGTTGGGCTTTGCATTAGGGTGGAACTACTGGTATAACTGGGCGATTACGATTGCGGCAGAAATTGCAGCAGTATCTTTGATTATGAAGTATTGGTTTCCAAATAGTTCGTCAGGGCTTTGGACGGTGCTGTTTATTGTTATCGTACTAGCATTTAATCTTTTATCTGTGAAAAGCTATGGGGAAAGTGAATATTGGTTTGCGATGATTAAAGTAGCAACTGTAATTGTTTTTATTATTGTTAGCTTTTTAATGATTTTTGGTATTTTAGGTGGGGAGGCGCCAGTAGGCTTTACGAATTTCTTTATTAGTGATGGACCATTCCATGGTGGGTTTTTAGCGATGTTTGGTATTTTCCTTGCGGCAGGATTCTCTTTTCAAGGAACAGAGCTATTAGGTGTTACAGCTGGTGAGACAGATAATCCTGGGAAAAATATTCCGAAGGCTGTAAAATCAGTGTTTTGGCGTATTTTATTGTTTTATATTTTAGCTATAGCAGCTATTGGGCTGCTCATCCCTTTTACAGATGAGCGCTTGTTATCCGAGGATATTGCGGTATCGCCATTTACTTTAGTGTTTGACCGCTTAGGGATTGCTGTAGCAGCTTCTTTTATGAATGCCATCATCTTAACTGCGATGTTGTCAGCAGGAAATTCAGGGTTGTATGCAGCTTCTCGTATGCTTTGGCAGCTAGCGGTAGAAGGAAAAGCACCGAAATTTTTCACGAAGTTAAGTCGTCGAGGTATTCCTGTGTATGCGTTAATGGCGACATTAGCAGTGGGAAGTTTAGCCTTTTTAGCATCTTTCTTTGGCGATGGGGTTGTATATATATGGTTACTGAATGCTTCAGGAATGTCGGGCTTTATCGCATGGCTTGGGATTGCTTATAGCCATTATCGATTCCGTCGTGCATTTGTTGTGCAGGGCAAGGATTTATCCTTATTGCCCTATAAAGCGAGATGGTATCCATTAGGTCCGCTATTTGCATTAACGATTTGTTTAATCGTTGTGCTTGGTCAAAATTATACAGCATTTACCGGTGGGGCAATTGATTGGTATGGGGTACTTGTTTCATATATTGGTATTCCGTTATTCTTACTGCTATGGATTGGTTATAAAATCAAATATAAAACGAGACTTCTTCCGTTAGAAGAATGTGATTTGAAAGTCGAGAAGTAA
- a CDS encoding tetratricopeptide repeat protein: MYKIEELSSIFSAIPSTHQPLILALQQAAAHINDYPARSLQHSRESLGIIIKDMYEKKMLQSVAHVALRTLLKDKTFIAKVQPSRIYLLMNLVQQMTTTQINSQNDTKAAQIVLDYLMDICEWYLSELQEGEELSSSALILKQVNELDTESFEAMTQWFLVAATAGDASAQYNLGVLYNHGKGVAQNYEEAVKWYSLAATQNNADAQYALGVLYELGLGAPQNYQRAAELYKLAAQDGNADAQYNLGSLYNHGKGVAQNYTEAAKWYQLAADQGNTSALNNLGFLYHNGTGVEQNFKQAIKLFSKAAQAGDASAQYNLGYMYSKGRGITTNFKEAAKWFLNAALQNHTNAQFQLALLYRAGDGVEKNIDEALKWLLLAANANHTNAQYTLGLMYKLQNTKTSTKKAIDWLSKAAANEHISACYDLAMLYKKMDNDNPLFMKWLKRAAVHGNADAQFEVAIYYMQNQNYQEAIKWLQSAAEQHHLQAEYELGLLYEQGLGVEKSYDEARHCYRLAAERGHMLAQYKLGNIFDKGLGVDIDYTEAAKWILLSASKGYSKAQFQLAQMYANGEGVSHDYAEAAKWYRRAATNGHVKAQFQLGMLYKKGLGVAQNYTEATYWLKKSIQ, translated from the coding sequence GTGTACAAAATTGAAGAGCTTTCATCTATTTTTAGTGCGATTCCAAGCACTCATCAGCCTCTCATATTAGCATTGCAGCAAGCTGCCGCACATATTAATGATTATCCAGCACGCTCTTTACAGCATTCTCGTGAATCGTTAGGTATTATTATAAAAGATATGTATGAGAAAAAAATGCTGCAATCAGTTGCACATGTTGCGCTACGCACTTTATTAAAAGATAAAACATTCATAGCAAAAGTTCAGCCAAGTCGCATTTATTTATTAATGAATCTTGTCCAGCAAATGACGACCACACAGATAAATTCGCAGAACGATACAAAAGCAGCACAAATTGTCCTCGACTATCTAATGGATATATGTGAATGGTATTTAAGCGAACTTCAGGAAGGTGAGGAATTATCCTCTTCAGCTCTCATTCTTAAGCAAGTTAATGAGCTAGATACTGAAAGCTTTGAAGCAATGACTCAATGGTTTTTAGTAGCGGCTACTGCGGGAGATGCTAGTGCTCAATATAATTTAGGCGTTCTTTATAATCATGGAAAAGGCGTAGCTCAAAATTACGAGGAGGCTGTAAAGTGGTACTCCCTAGCTGCTACGCAAAATAATGCGGATGCGCAATACGCATTGGGCGTACTATATGAATTGGGTCTTGGTGCTCCACAAAACTACCAACGCGCTGCCGAGCTTTACAAACTTGCCGCTCAAGATGGCAATGCAGACGCTCAATACAATTTAGGTTCACTTTACAATCATGGAAAGGGCGTGGCACAAAACTACACAGAGGCTGCCAAATGGTATCAGCTTGCAGCAGATCAAGGCAACACAAGTGCACTCAATAACTTGGGCTTCTTGTACCACAACGGAACAGGTGTAGAGCAAAATTTTAAGCAAGCAATTAAGCTCTTTTCCAAAGCTGCTCAAGCAGGTGATGCTAGTGCCCAATACAATTTAGGCTATATGTACAGCAAAGGGCGTGGTATTACTACTAACTTTAAAGAAGCTGCGAAATGGTTTTTAAATGCTGCTCTGCAAAACCACACGAACGCACAGTTTCAACTTGCATTGCTATACCGTGCAGGAGATGGAGTCGAAAAAAATATTGATGAGGCTCTCAAATGGCTCTTACTCGCTGCCAACGCTAATCATACAAATGCGCAATACACGCTCGGTCTTATGTATAAGCTCCAAAACACCAAGACATCCACAAAGAAAGCCATTGATTGGCTCTCGAAAGCTGCTGCGAATGAGCATATTAGCGCTTGCTATGATTTAGCAATGCTTTATAAAAAAATGGATAATGACAACCCGCTTTTTATGAAATGGTTAAAGCGCGCAGCAGTTCATGGCAATGCAGATGCCCAATTTGAAGTAGCAATTTACTATATGCAGAATCAAAATTACCAGGAGGCTATTAAATGGCTTCAATCCGCTGCCGAACAACATCATCTACAAGCTGAATACGAGCTAGGCTTACTGTATGAGCAAGGTCTTGGTGTCGAGAAAAGTTATGATGAAGCCCGCCACTGCTATCGTCTCGCTGCTGAACGTGGGCATATGCTAGCACAGTATAAGCTTGGCAATATTTTCGATAAAGGGCTAGGTGTCGACATCGATTACACTGAAGCTGCGAAATGGATTTTACTTTCAGCTTCTAAAGGTTATTCAAAAGCACAATTTCAGCTTGCACAAATGTATGCAAACGGCGAGGGAGTATCACATGATTATGCAGAGGCAGCGAAATGGTACAGACGAGCTGCCACTAATGGGCATGTAAAGGCACAATTTCAACTAGGCATGCTTTATAAAAAAGGACTTGGCGTCGCACAGAATTATACTGAAGCCACCTACTGGCTTAAAAAATCAATCCAATAA
- a CDS encoding EamA family transporter, protein MKKLIFPLLVVIASSSYGILSTIVKVAMQYGFTTAEAITSQYVVGFFLALLLFVVTQRTLPKVNKSGAMILLLAGSLTATTGIVYGHSLNYLPASLAVVLLFQFTWIGLFIDCALHKRFPSRAEGISLIFLIGGTIFAAGIVDVDLSAIAWQGWALGLLAALSFALFIQINSRQVEGVTMISRTFLVSLVALIVISVALTPEIVWNGQLFGAGLWKFGLALGLFGIILPILLFSIAVPKVGGSLASILSAMELPVAILASMIVLKEALSILQFVGIALVLIGMILPSYLSMKKDEKKAAQKVG, encoded by the coding sequence ATGAAAAAACTCATTTTCCCTTTATTGGTTGTTATCGCATCAAGTAGCTATGGTATTTTATCGACAATTGTAAAGGTTGCAATGCAGTATGGCTTTACAACAGCGGAGGCTATCACGAGCCAATATGTCGTTGGTTTTTTCCTTGCCCTTCTACTGTTTGTCGTGACCCAGCGCACTTTGCCAAAAGTTAATAAATCAGGTGCAATGATTTTATTACTTGCTGGCTCATTAACAGCTACTACGGGTATTGTATATGGACATTCCTTAAATTATTTACCAGCTTCGCTAGCTGTCGTGCTGCTATTCCAATTTACATGGATTGGTCTCTTTATTGATTGCGCCTTGCATAAGCGTTTCCCAAGCCGAGCAGAAGGAATTTCGCTTATTTTTCTAATCGGTGGAACCATTTTTGCGGCAGGTATTGTCGATGTAGACTTATCCGCTATCGCTTGGCAAGGATGGGCACTAGGCTTATTAGCTGCATTAAGCTTCGCTTTATTTATTCAAATAAACTCTAGACAGGTTGAAGGTGTTACAATGATTTCTCGTACCTTCCTCGTATCGCTCGTAGCACTAATTGTTATTAGCGTTGCACTAACACCTGAAATTGTATGGAATGGTCAATTATTCGGTGCAGGTCTTTGGAAATTTGGTTTGGCTCTTGGATTATTCGGCATCATTCTACCAATTTTATTATTCTCCATTGCTGTGCCAAAAGTAGGCGGTAGCCTTGCCTCTATTTTAAGCGCGATGGAGCTACCTGTAGCCATTTTGGCATCTATGATTGTGCTAAAGGAAGCACTATCCATACTCCAATTTGTCGGCATCGCTCTCGTGTTAATCGGAATGATTTTACCTTCATATTTATCGATGAAGAAAGATGAAAAAAAAGCTGCCCAGAAGGTGGGATGA
- a CDS encoding CBS domain-containing protein: MSTNSDRFITAFNRIDHTLREIVDVKEFMPFYRLLDRARRKNPLVQKYEDDLRAYADLRNAIVHHRTAIEFIIAEPHIQIVEAIEAIDSALAKPKLVGQLFRKRVTVFQTTDSLTYMLKIIRKHKYTQFPVYSGQKFQGLITTVGITNWLAISMGQRNWSNRVTLQDILLHEKKLKNYKFISKMMTIYEAEEIFKEGVERGQRYEALLITEHGRPQQKLIGMVTPIDIMKVD; encoded by the coding sequence ATGTCTACAAACTCTGATCGCTTTATAACAGCTTTTAATAGAATTGACCATACATTGCGTGAAATAGTGGATGTAAAAGAGTTTATGCCGTTTTATCGACTGCTTGACCGTGCGCGTAGGAAAAACCCGCTTGTGCAGAAATATGAGGATGATTTACGGGCCTATGCTGATTTACGTAATGCTATTGTGCATCATCGGACAGCGATTGAATTTATTATTGCAGAGCCGCACATCCAAATTGTTGAAGCTATTGAGGCAATTGATTCGGCACTAGCGAAGCCAAAGCTTGTTGGGCAACTATTTCGAAAGCGCGTAACGGTATTTCAAACAACAGATTCACTTACATATATGTTAAAAATTATTCGTAAGCATAAATATACGCAATTTCCCGTATATTCGGGACAAAAGTTTCAAGGATTAATTACGACGGTCGGGATAACGAACTGGCTTGCCATTTCAATGGGGCAAAGAAATTGGTCGAATCGCGTTACACTACAAGATATTTTGTTACACGAAAAAAAACTTAAAAATTATAAATTTATTAGCAAAATGATGACAATTTACGAGGCAGAGGAAATTTTTAAGGAAGGAGTAGAGCGCGGGCAACGCTATGAGGCATTGTTAATTACAGAGCATGGTCGCCCGCAGCAAAAATTGATTGGGATGGTGACGCCAATTGATATTATGAAGGTTGATTAG
- a CDS encoding histidine kinase: protein MKHVKSRMDESILVCVYYGLNGERLIRRGHKLATLLDCPLYVLTVDAKPLDAFDAEKSGYIEHWQQLTSELEVEDFIIRDNEKLPIHKVITEVAMQYNITQIIVGQSAQSRWEEITKGSFLNVLLREIPFVDFHIVAVKRPTEDESLDIYEKGIRAYLIHENEEYKVAFTCPKFAHLEGIFFKEIGTDFDNGIFKFTYERKMHELDIVEGVVTDPHIIPTQCKPSLTR, encoded by the coding sequence ATGAAGCATGTTAAAAGCAGAATGGACGAAAGTATTTTAGTTTGTGTATATTACGGACTTAATGGCGAACGTCTAATCCGTCGAGGACATAAGCTCGCGACATTACTTGACTGTCCTCTATATGTTTTAACAGTAGATGCCAAACCACTCGATGCATTCGACGCTGAAAAGTCAGGTTACATTGAGCATTGGCAGCAACTGACAAGTGAGTTAGAGGTGGAAGATTTTATTATCCGTGATAACGAAAAGCTACCAATTCATAAAGTAATTACAGAAGTAGCAATGCAATATAATATTACACAAATTATTGTAGGGCAAAGCGCTCAAAGCCGTTGGGAAGAAATTACGAAAGGCTCGTTCTTAAACGTTTTACTGCGTGAAATTCCTTTTGTTGATTTCCATATCGTAGCGGTAAAGCGCCCAACAGAGGATGAATCATTAGATATTTATGAAAAAGGCATACGCGCTTATTTAATTCATGAAAATGAAGAGTATAAAGTAGCCTTCACCTGCCCAAAATTTGCTCATCTTGAAGGCATCTTTTTCAAGGAAATTGGCACAGATTTCGACAATGGTATTTTTAAATTTACGTATGAGCGTAAAATGCATGAATTGGATATCGTAGAGGGAGTAGTAACAGACCCTCATATTATTCCAACACAATGCAAGCCATCACTAACTCGTTAA
- a CDS encoding YetF domain-containing protein: MDIGEINFWEMLFRTTVTFIALLILARIIGKKQLSQLTFFHYTTGITFGSIAGEISSQKETPFWDGMISLIWWSILTILLSAIALKSTKIRVLVDDKPTIIIHNGVILEENLKKARLHLDELTMLLREQSIFSVNEVAYAVFETNGELSVMKKPSFAEATKKDTQANLTPPLCMPTEVISNGHIIYENLQQLNLTEEWLLKKLRNKKVEAVEHVLFAQVLEDHSLFVSTRANQPS, from the coding sequence ATGGACATCGGCGAGATTAATTTTTGGGAAATGCTATTTCGTACAACGGTTACTTTTATTGCCCTGCTCATTTTAGCTAGAATTATTGGTAAAAAACAATTAAGCCAATTAACATTTTTCCACTATACAACAGGCATCACCTTTGGCTCAATTGCAGGTGAAATATCTTCTCAAAAAGAGACACCTTTTTGGGATGGTATGATCTCCTTAATTTGGTGGTCTATTTTAACTATTTTACTAAGTGCCATCGCATTAAAATCGACAAAAATACGCGTGCTCGTTGATGATAAACCAACAATCATTATACACAACGGCGTTATTTTAGAAGAAAACTTAAAGAAAGCAAGACTCCATTTAGATGAGCTGACAATGCTGTTGCGTGAGCAAAGTATTTTTTCAGTCAATGAGGTTGCCTATGCTGTTTTTGAAACAAACGGTGAGCTAAGCGTTATGAAAAAGCCATCCTTTGCTGAGGCAACAAAAAAGGATACACAGGCAAATTTAACACCACCTCTGTGCATGCCAACAGAAGTAATTTCCAATGGACATATCATCTATGAAAACTTGCAGCAGCTCAATTTGACAGAAGAATGGCTATTGAAAAAATTGCGCAATAAAAAAGTAGAAGCTGTTGAGCATGTTCTTTTTGCACAAGTGTTAGAAGACCACTCGCTCTTTGTCAGCACAAGAGCTAATCAACCTTCATAA